The following are encoded in a window of Chloroflexota bacterium genomic DNA:
- a CDS encoding STAS domain-containing protein: MEIISTQRGTVLVFAVSGRMDTLTAPQLSAFLSAQITAGQHHLVADLSALNYTSSAGLRTLLAAVKDVRQHGGDLRLAAAQSGVYKVLELSGFTGILKNFPTVDAAVASFGV, encoded by the coding sequence ATGGAAATCATAAGCACGCAGCGCGGCACGGTACTCGTCTTCGCCGTCAGTGGCCGCATGGACACGCTGACCGCTCCGCAGTTGAGCGCGTTCCTGAGCGCGCAAATCACGGCCGGGCAGCATCATCTGGTTGCCGACCTGTCGGCGCTCAACTATACGAGCAGCGCCGGCCTGCGTACTCTGCTCGCTGCGGTGAAGGACGTGCGCCAGCACGGCGGCGATCTGCGGCTGGCGGCTGCGCAGAGCGGCGTTTACAAAGTGCTGGAGCTCAGTGGTTTCACCGGCATTCTCAAGAACTTCCCGACGGTGGATGCCGCCGTGGCCAGTTTCGGCGTTTAA